Proteins from one Hydrogenophaga sp. SL48 genomic window:
- a CDS encoding MarR family winged helix-turn-helix transcriptional regulator produces the protein MLTDTLDLEARAHSEHAQELRLWLRLLTCSQLIEKRVRVGLREQFDTTLPRFDLMAQLERHPEGLKMKELSHRLMVTGGNVTGITDQLVAEGLVERMAVEGDRRAFLVRLTPEGRSAFERMAAQHEQWIVEAFDGLSPRDLDQLHKLLGKVKQHQRDLNQRTVTEAE, from the coding sequence ATGCTCACCGACACCCTCGATCTCGAAGCCCGCGCCCACAGCGAACACGCGCAGGAGCTGCGCCTCTGGTTGCGCCTGCTCACCTGTTCACAACTGATCGAAAAGCGCGTGCGCGTGGGCCTGCGCGAACAGTTCGACACCACACTGCCCCGCTTCGACCTGATGGCCCAGCTGGAACGCCACCCCGAGGGCCTGAAGATGAAGGAGCTGTCGCACCGGCTCATGGTCACCGGCGGCAACGTCACCGGCATCACCGACCAGCTGGTGGCTGAAGGGCTGGTGGAACGCATGGCGGTCGAAGGCGACCGCCGCGCCTTCCTCGTGCGCCTCACCCCCGAGGGTCGCAGCGCCTTCGAGCGCATGGCGGCGCAGCACGAGCAGTGGATCGTCGAAGCCTTCGACGGCCTGTCACCGCGCGATCTCGACCAGCTGCACAAGCTGCTGGGCAAAGTGAAACAACACCAACGGGACCTGAACCAGCGCACCGTCACAGAAGCAGAGTAA
- a CDS encoding acyl-CoA dehydrogenase family protein, with protein MVAFEHPHPHGALAPTAHLELPFFDDAHRALANGLVTWAREQHVDESDDRAACREWVQRLGAAGWLRYCVPEAHGGALPTLDSRALVILRETLAFHSPLADFAFAMQGLGSGAITLAGTPAQQSRYLRAVASGEKIAAFALSEPDAGSDVAAMALSATQTATGWQLNGQKTWISNGGMADFYVVFAKTDPGAGARGISAFIVDADAPGLDSSAHIQVMAPHPLATLAFSDCTIAHDALVGSVNGGFKLAMQTLDIFRASVAAAALGMARRAFAEAVAHAKSRKMFGQTLADFQLTQARLGEMSALIDAAALLTYRAAWQRDCSSTSGAGTPAYTAAAASAKLTATENAQKVIDMALQMFGGRGVQVGQTIEHLYRDIRSLRIYEGASEVQLLILGKNALKA; from the coding sequence ATGGTCGCCTTCGAACACCCCCACCCACACGGCGCGCTGGCGCCGACCGCACACCTCGAACTGCCCTTCTTCGATGACGCCCACCGCGCGCTCGCCAATGGTCTCGTGACCTGGGCGCGCGAGCAGCACGTCGACGAGTCCGACGACCGGGCCGCCTGCCGTGAATGGGTGCAACGCCTGGGCGCCGCCGGCTGGCTGCGTTACTGCGTGCCCGAAGCCCACGGCGGCGCGCTGCCCACGCTGGACTCGCGCGCGCTGGTGATCCTGCGTGAGACCCTGGCCTTTCATTCACCGCTGGCCGACTTCGCCTTCGCCATGCAAGGCCTGGGCAGCGGTGCCATCACGCTGGCCGGCACGCCCGCCCAGCAGTCGCGCTACCTGCGCGCCGTGGCCAGCGGCGAGAAGATCGCGGCCTTTGCCTTGAGCGAACCCGATGCCGGCTCCGACGTCGCCGCGATGGCGTTGAGCGCCACGCAGACAGCGACCGGCTGGCAACTGAACGGCCAGAAAACCTGGATCAGCAATGGCGGCATGGCGGACTTCTACGTGGTGTTCGCCAAGACCGATCCGGGCGCAGGCGCGCGCGGCATCAGCGCCTTCATCGTCGACGCTGATGCGCCGGGCCTGGACAGCAGCGCCCACATCCAGGTGATGGCGCCTCACCCGCTGGCCACATTGGCTTTCAGCGACTGCACCATCGCCCATGACGCACTGGTCGGCAGCGTGAACGGCGGTTTCAAGCTCGCCATGCAGACGCTGGACATCTTCCGCGCCTCGGTCGCCGCCGCTGCGCTGGGCATGGCGCGCCGCGCCTTTGCCGAGGCGGTGGCCCACGCCAAGAGCCGCAAGATGTTCGGGCAGACCCTGGCCGACTTCCAGCTCACGCAGGCCAGGCTGGGCGAGATGAGCGCGCTGATCGACGCCGCCGCCCTGCTCACCTACCGCGCCGCCTGGCAACGCGACTGCAGCAGCACCAGCGGCGCCGGCACACCGGCCTACACCGCCGCGGCCGCCAGCGCCAAGCTCACCGCCACCGAGAACGCACAAAAGGTCATCGACATGGCGCTGCAGATGTTCGGCGGCCGCGGCGTGCAGGTCGGCCAGACCATCGAACACCTCTACCGCGACATCCGCTCGCTGCGCATCTACGAAGGTGCGAGCGAGGTGCAGCTGCTCATCCTGGGCAAGAACGCCCTGAAAGCCTGA
- a CDS encoding tripartite tricarboxylate transporter substrate-binding protein: MKKILALALTAAVSAGAFAQAFPSKPITLVVPFAAGGPTDLVARQLAEAMRKPLGGATVVVENAAGAGGTIGAAKVARAAPDGHTLLVWHIGMAATAGLYRKLPYKPLEDFEYLGMINDVPMTLLGAPKLPAATYRDFENYIKANGGKLNLAHAGLGSASHLCGLMWQSAMKLDKSMTTIAYRGTGPAMNDLLGGQVDVMCDQTTNTTAQIEAGRVKAFAVTTAKPLSGHKLLKDYPSLQEMGLKGFNLTIWHAMYAPKGTPADVQKKLNDALQVALKDPEFVKKQNELGAIVVTDSRVTPAGHKAFVASEITKLKAVIDAAGQFAD; encoded by the coding sequence ATGAAAAAGATCCTGGCCCTTGCACTGACCGCCGCCGTCTCGGCCGGCGCCTTTGCCCAAGCCTTCCCCTCCAAGCCCATCACCCTCGTGGTGCCTTTCGCCGCCGGCGGCCCGACCGACCTCGTCGCGCGTCAGCTGGCCGAAGCCATGCGCAAGCCCCTGGGCGGCGCCACGGTGGTGGTGGAAAACGCGGCCGGTGCCGGTGGCACCATCGGTGCCGCCAAGGTCGCCCGTGCCGCACCCGATGGCCACACCCTGCTGGTCTGGCACATCGGCATGGCCGCCACGGCCGGCCTGTACCGCAAGCTGCCCTACAAGCCGCTGGAAGACTTCGAGTACCTCGGCATGATCAACGACGTGCCGATGACGCTGCTGGGCGCGCCCAAGCTGCCCGCCGCCACCTACCGCGACTTCGAGAATTACATCAAGGCCAACGGCGGCAAGCTCAACCTGGCCCACGCCGGGCTGGGTTCCGCCTCCCACCTGTGCGGCCTGATGTGGCAGTCGGCGATGAAACTGGACAAGTCCATGACCACCATCGCCTACCGCGGCACGGGCCCGGCCATGAACGACCTGCTGGGCGGCCAGGTGGACGTGATGTGCGACCAGACCACCAACACCACGGCGCAGATCGAAGCCGGCCGCGTCAAGGCCTTCGCCGTGACCACCGCCAAGCCGCTGAGTGGCCACAAGCTGCTCAAGGACTACCCATCGCTGCAGGAAATGGGCCTCAAGGGCTTCAACCTGACGATCTGGCACGCCATGTACGCACCCAAGGGCACGCCGGCCGACGTGCAGAAGAAGCTCAACGACGCCCTGCAGGTCGCGCTGAAGGACCCTGAGTTCGTCAAGAAACAGAATGAACTCGGCGCCATCGTCGTGACCGACAGCCGCGTGACCCCAGCGGGCCACAAGGCGTTCGTGGCCAGCGAAATCACCAAACTGAAGGCTGTGATCGACGCTGCCGGCCAGTTCGCCGACTGA
- a CDS encoding ABC transporter ATP-binding protein, with translation MTTPNIVLNVNGIEVIYNHVILVLKGVSLNVPEGKIAALLGGNGAGKTTTLRAISNLLKAERGEVTKGSVELRGERIENLTPADLVNRGVVQVMEGRHCFAHLTIEENLMTGSYTRTDKAEIARNLEKVYNYFPRLKTRRTSQAAYTSGGEQQMCAIGRALMANPSVVLLDEPSMGLAPQIVEEVFEIVKDLNTKEKVTFLLAEQNTNMALKYADYGYIMESGRIVMDGAAADLRNNEDVKEFYLGMGGGERKSFKDVKSYKRRKRWLA, from the coding sequence ATGACGACTCCCAACATCGTTCTCAACGTCAACGGCATCGAGGTCATCTACAACCACGTGATCCTCGTGTTGAAGGGCGTTTCGCTCAACGTGCCCGAGGGCAAGATCGCGGCGCTGCTGGGCGGCAATGGCGCGGGCAAGACGACCACGCTGCGCGCCATCTCCAACCTGCTCAAGGCCGAGCGCGGCGAGGTCACCAAGGGCAGCGTGGAGCTGCGCGGCGAGCGCATTGAAAACCTCACGCCCGCCGATCTGGTGAACCGCGGGGTGGTGCAGGTGATGGAAGGGCGCCACTGCTTCGCCCACCTGACCATCGAAGAGAACCTGATGACCGGTTCTTACACGCGCACCGACAAGGCCGAGATCGCGCGCAACCTGGAGAAGGTCTACAACTACTTCCCGCGCCTGAAGACGCGCCGCACCTCGCAGGCGGCCTACACCTCGGGCGGCGAGCAGCAGATGTGCGCCATCGGCCGCGCGCTCATGGCCAACCCCAGCGTGGTGCTGCTCGACGAACCCTCGATGGGCCTGGCGCCACAGATCGTGGAAGAGGTGTTCGAGATCGTGAAAGACCTCAACACCAAGGAAAAGGTCACCTTCCTGCTGGCCGAGCAGAACACCAACATGGCGCTGAAGTACGCCGACTACGGCTACATCATGGAAAGCGGCCGCATCGTGATGGACGGCGCTGCCGCCGACCTGCGCAACAACGAAGACGTGAAAGAGTTCTACCTCGGCATGGGCGGCGGCGAGCGCAAGTCGTTCAAGGACGTGAAAAGTTACAAGCGCAGGAAGCGTTGGCTCGCGTAG
- a CDS encoding bifunctional salicylyl-CoA 5-hydroxylase/oxidoreductase, with amino-acid sequence MNTSHPALRRILCIGGGPAGLYFALLMKRRDPSLTVTVVERNRPFDTFGWGVVFSDQTLQNLKKADPESAQQMADAFNHWDDIEVFYKGGRVRSGGHGFIGIGRKRLLNILQERCLALGVDLVFETDVTDDQALAQQYNADLVIASDGLNSRIRTRYESTFQPDIDTRQCRFVWLGTRKTFDAFTFAFEQTEHGWFQAHAYKFDDETSTFIVETPEDVWKAHGIEDMSQEDGVAFCEKLFAKYLDGNALISNAKHLRGSANWIRFPRVICHTWVHWQDIADPHAPPLRGSLPPEGAGPAWGGPAPAPVRRVPIVLMGDAAHTAHFSIGSGTKLALEDAIDLADEFTRHANADMAEVLQGYEARRSVEVLKIQNAARNSTEWFENVDRYTGMDIEQFSYSLLTRSQRISHENLRLRDANWLEGYEAWLESKAAPGTAPKKHPTPPMLLPLKVRGVELKNRIVVSPMAQYKATDGVAGDWHLMHLGARAVGGAALVMVEMTSPTPEGRITPGCPGLWNDVQQAAFQRIVDFAHSNSHAKIGIQLGHSGPKGSTQLGWETTDEPLQQGNWPLLSASAVPYGEQNQVPQAMTRADMDTMTAAFVASTQRAAAAGFDWLELHAAHGYLLSAFICPLTNQRTDDYGGSLENRCRYPLEVFAAMRAAWPADKPMSVRISAHDWAPGGNTPDDAVAMARLFKAAGCDVIDVSSGQTTRQAKPVYGRMYQTPFADRVRNEVGILTMAVGAISEADHANSIIGAGRADLCAVARPHLADPAWTLHEAARLQTRAVDWPLPYLSGRDQLYREIARQQALQGTVATQDPAEAQ; translated from the coding sequence ATGAACACCTCTCATCCAGCGCTGCGGCGCATCCTGTGCATCGGTGGTGGGCCTGCGGGCCTGTATTTCGCGCTGCTCATGAAGCGGCGCGACCCCTCGCTCACCGTCACGGTGGTCGAGCGCAACCGGCCGTTCGACACCTTTGGCTGGGGCGTGGTGTTCTCCGACCAGACGCTGCAGAACCTGAAGAAGGCCGACCCGGAATCGGCCCAGCAGATGGCCGACGCCTTCAACCACTGGGACGACATTGAGGTCTTCTACAAGGGCGGCCGCGTGCGCTCCGGTGGTCACGGCTTCATCGGCATCGGGCGCAAGCGCCTGCTCAACATCCTGCAGGAACGCTGTCTGGCCCTCGGTGTGGACCTGGTGTTCGAGACCGACGTGACCGACGACCAGGCACTGGCGCAGCAGTACAACGCCGACCTCGTGATCGCGAGCGACGGCCTGAACAGCCGCATCCGCACGCGCTACGAGAGCACCTTCCAGCCCGACATCGACACCCGCCAGTGCCGCTTCGTCTGGCTGGGCACCAGGAAGACCTTTGACGCCTTCACCTTCGCGTTCGAACAGACCGAGCACGGCTGGTTCCAGGCGCACGCCTACAAGTTCGACGACGAGACCTCAACCTTCATCGTTGAAACGCCGGAAGACGTGTGGAAGGCGCACGGCATCGAAGACATGAGCCAGGAAGACGGCGTGGCGTTCTGCGAAAAGCTGTTCGCGAAGTACCTGGATGGCAACGCCCTGATCAGCAACGCCAAGCACCTGCGCGGCTCGGCCAACTGGATCCGCTTCCCACGCGTGATCTGCCACACCTGGGTGCACTGGCAGGACATTGCCGACCCCCACGCTCCACCGCTGCGCGGGTCGCTGCCCCCCGAGGGGGCTGGTCCGGCTTGGGGCGGCCCGGCGCCGGCCCCTGTCCGCCGCGTTCCCATCGTGCTGATGGGCGACGCCGCGCACACCGCGCACTTCTCCATCGGCAGCGGGACCAAGCTCGCGCTGGAAGACGCGATCGACCTGGCCGACGAGTTCACGCGCCACGCCAACGCCGACATGGCCGAGGTGCTGCAGGGCTACGAAGCGCGCCGCAGTGTCGAGGTGCTGAAGATCCAGAACGCGGCGCGCAACTCCACCGAGTGGTTCGAGAACGTCGACCGCTACACCGGCATGGACATTGAGCAGTTCAGCTACTCGCTGCTCACGCGCAGCCAGCGCATCAGCCACGAGAACCTGCGGCTGCGCGATGCGAACTGGCTCGAAGGCTACGAGGCATGGCTGGAGTCCAAAGCCGCACCCGGCACCGCGCCCAAGAAGCACCCCACGCCGCCCATGTTGCTGCCGCTGAAGGTGCGCGGCGTCGAGCTGAAGAACCGCATCGTCGTCTCGCCCATGGCGCAGTACAAGGCCACGGATGGCGTGGCCGGCGACTGGCACCTGATGCACCTGGGCGCGCGCGCTGTCGGTGGTGCGGCACTGGTGATGGTGGAGATGACCAGCCCCACGCCCGAAGGCCGCATCACCCCCGGCTGCCCGGGCCTGTGGAACGACGTGCAGCAGGCCGCCTTCCAGCGCATCGTGGACTTTGCGCACAGCAACAGCCACGCGAAGATCGGCATCCAGCTCGGCCACAGCGGACCCAAGGGCTCCACGCAGCTCGGCTGGGAGACCACCGACGAGCCACTGCAGCAAGGCAACTGGCCGCTGCTCTCGGCCAGCGCCGTGCCCTATGGCGAGCAGAACCAGGTGCCCCAGGCGATGACCCGCGCCGACATGGACACGATGACCGCGGCCTTTGTGGCGTCCACGCAGCGCGCCGCCGCCGCCGGCTTCGACTGGCTGGAGCTGCACGCCGCCCACGGCTACCTGCTCTCGGCCTTCATCTGCCCGCTCACCAACCAGCGCACCGACGACTACGGCGGCTCGCTCGAAAACCGCTGCCGCTACCCGCTGGAGGTGTTCGCCGCCATGCGCGCCGCGTGGCCCGCCGACAAGCCCATGAGCGTGCGCATCTCGGCGCACGACTGGGCGCCCGGTGGCAACACGCCCGACGACGCGGTGGCCATGGCGCGGCTGTTCAAGGCCGCCGGCTGCGACGTGATCGACGTGTCTTCGGGCCAGACCACGCGCCAGGCCAAACCCGTCTATGGCCGCATGTACCAGACACCCTTCGCCGACCGCGTGCGCAACGAGGTGGGCATCCTGACCATGGCGGTGGGCGCCATCAGCGAGGCCGACCACGCCAACAGCATCATCGGCGCTGGCCGCGCCGACCTCTGCGCCGTGGCCCGTCCGCACCTGGCCGACCCGGCCTGGACGCTGCACGAAGCGGCCAGGTTGCAGACCCGTGCGGTGGACTGGCCGCTGCCTTACCTGAGCGGGCGCGACCAGCTCTACCGCGAGATCGCGCGCCAGCAGGCGCTGCAGGGCACCGTCGCCACGCAAGACCCCGCCGAGGCCCAGTGA
- a CDS encoding DUF1840 domain-containing protein, with translation MSLYRFKSRETGDLVMLQPTGKRILEILGKDPAGPGILQPAEFPGAVEALREAAVVEEALHQRLKEEARAKGEPEPEFETVSLRMRCAPFIEMMQRCQTADVAIVWGT, from the coding sequence ATGTCCCTGTACCGATTCAAGTCCCGAGAAACGGGCGACCTCGTGATGCTCCAGCCCACCGGCAAGCGCATCCTTGAAATCCTGGGCAAAGACCCCGCCGGGCCCGGCATCCTTCAACCGGCCGAGTTTCCCGGTGCGGTCGAGGCATTGCGCGAGGCGGCGGTGGTCGAAGAAGCCCTGCACCAGCGCCTCAAGGAAGAGGCCCGGGCCAAGGGCGAACCCGAACCGGAGTTCGAGACGGTCAGCCTGCGCATGCGTTGTGCGCCCTTCATCGAGATGATGCAGCGCTGCCAGACGGCGGACGTGGCGATCGTCTGGGGCACCTGA
- a CDS encoding enoyl-CoA hydratase family protein — MKHPIPDHNPMRAQYSAMAGATPRHFALSVADGVATLTLNRPERKNPLTFDSYAELRDWFLGLQRATDIKAVVLTGAGGNFCSGGDVHEIIGPLTKMTMPELLAFTRMTGALVSAMRACPQPIVAALDGVCAGAGAMMALASDLRLGTPGATVAFLFTRVGLAGADMGACALLPRMIGQGRASELLFTGRAMTAAEGHAWGFFNALHESDALLPAAHKLASQLAQGPTFAHGMTKTMLHQEWAMTLDQAIEAEAQAQAICMQTQDFTRAYEAFAAKQRPVFEGD, encoded by the coding sequence ATGAAACACCCCATCCCAGATCACAACCCCATGCGTGCGCAGTACAGCGCGATGGCCGGCGCCACCCCCAGGCACTTCGCCCTCAGCGTCGCCGACGGCGTGGCCACCCTCACGCTGAACCGGCCCGAACGCAAGAACCCGCTCACCTTCGACTCCTACGCCGAACTGCGCGACTGGTTCCTCGGCCTGCAGCGCGCCACCGACATCAAGGCGGTGGTGCTCACCGGCGCGGGCGGCAACTTCTGCTCGGGCGGGGACGTGCACGAGATCATCGGCCCGCTCACGAAGATGACGATGCCCGAGCTGCTGGCCTTCACCCGCATGACGGGCGCCCTGGTCAGCGCCATGCGCGCCTGCCCGCAGCCCATCGTGGCCGCGCTCGACGGCGTGTGCGCCGGGGCCGGCGCGATGATGGCGCTGGCCTCGGACCTGCGCCTGGGCACCCCCGGGGCCACGGTCGCTTTCCTGTTCACCCGCGTGGGCCTGGCCGGCGCCGACATGGGCGCCTGTGCCCTGCTGCCACGCATGATCGGCCAAGGCCGTGCGAGCGAGCTGCTCTTCACCGGCCGCGCCATGACCGCAGCGGAAGGCCACGCCTGGGGCTTCTTCAACGCGCTGCATGAGAGCGATGCGCTGCTGCCTGCCGCGCACAAGCTGGCATCCCAACTGGCGCAGGGCCCGACCTTCGCGCACGGCATGACCAAGACGATGCTGCACCAGGAGTGGGCCATGACGCTGGACCAGGCCATCGAGGCCGAGGCGCAGGCCCAGGCCATCTGCATGCAGACGCAGGATTTCACCCGTGCCTACGAGGCGTTCGCCGCCAAGCAGCGCCCGGTCTTCGAAGGCGATTGA
- a CDS encoding AMP-binding protein → METHPSAQPDRFVHERLPSREQWPELCYDLPELQQLPAQLNVVQRLFDRATGHGHADRPFLRSDERTLSYAQARAEVNRLSNVLAQMGLQPGNRVLLRGGNSVAMALAWLAVVQSGLIAVATMPLLRATELKAIIDKSKPSVALCDVKLQDELKAALALSPDTAGLPLRLFNTGDAAVVLGDSLEALARHASDQASPCPTSADDIALLAFTSGTTGSPKAAVHTHRDVLAACETWPRHVLRATPDDIVMGSPPLAFTFGLGGLLVFPMWAGASVYFPGIPYTPEAMVKLIGQVGATICYTAPTFYRQMAAFAKQHGIGRLRISVSAGEGLPDATRQLWKEASGLEMLDGIGATEMFHIFISSPPESVKRGAIGQVVPGYQAKIVNEQGEELPRGQVGRLAVKGATGCKYLDDARQAVYVQDGWNFPGDAFSQDDDGYFVYQARTDDMIITAGYNVAGPEVEAALMQHPAVAECGVVGRPDDERGMVILAYVVLKQGQTGDDAQIKLLQDHVKHSLAPYKYPREVRFVTALPRTETGKLQRFALRKMAIDTNA, encoded by the coding sequence ATGGAAACCCACCCTTCTGCCCAACCCGACCGTTTCGTCCATGAGCGCCTGCCGTCGCGTGAACAATGGCCCGAGCTGTGCTACGACCTGCCCGAGCTGCAACAGCTGCCCGCGCAGCTCAACGTGGTGCAAAGGCTGTTTGACCGGGCCACGGGGCACGGCCACGCGGACCGACCCTTCCTGCGCAGCGACGAGCGCACACTGAGCTACGCGCAAGCCCGGGCCGAGGTGAACCGACTCTCGAACGTGCTGGCCCAGATGGGCCTGCAACCCGGCAACCGTGTGCTGCTGCGAGGCGGCAACTCGGTCGCGATGGCGCTGGCCTGGCTGGCCGTGGTGCAGAGCGGGCTGATCGCGGTGGCCACCATGCCGCTGCTGCGCGCCACGGAGCTCAAGGCCATCATCGACAAGTCGAAGCCTTCAGTGGCGCTGTGCGACGTGAAGCTGCAGGACGAGCTCAAGGCGGCCCTGGCCCTGAGTCCGGACACGGCAGGCCTGCCGCTGCGCCTGTTCAACACCGGCGACGCGGCCGTGGTGCTCGGCGATTCGCTCGAAGCGCTGGCCCGCCACGCCAGTGACCAAGCCTCCCCCTGCCCCACCAGCGCCGACGACATCGCGCTGCTGGCCTTCACCTCCGGCACCACCGGCAGCCCGAAGGCGGCGGTGCACACGCACCGCGACGTGCTGGCAGCCTGCGAAACCTGGCCGCGCCACGTGCTGCGCGCCACGCCGGACGACATCGTCATGGGCTCACCCCCGCTGGCCTTCACCTTCGGCCTGGGTGGCCTGCTGGTGTTCCCCATGTGGGCGGGCGCCTCGGTCTACTTCCCGGGCATTCCCTACACGCCCGAGGCCATGGTCAAGCTCATCGGCCAGGTGGGCGCCACCATCTGCTACACGGCGCCCACCTTCTACCGCCAGATGGCCGCGTTCGCGAAACAGCACGGCATCGGCCGTTTGCGCATCAGCGTCAGCGCCGGCGAGGGCTTGCCCGACGCCACGCGCCAGCTCTGGAAGGAGGCCAGCGGCCTGGAGATGCTCGACGGCATCGGCGCCACCGAGATGTTCCACATCTTCATCTCATCCCCACCTGAGTCCGTGAAGCGCGGTGCGATCGGGCAAGTGGTGCCTGGCTACCAGGCGAAGATCGTCAACGAGCAGGGGGAAGAGCTGCCGCGTGGCCAGGTCGGCCGCCTGGCCGTGAAAGGCGCGACAGGCTGCAAGTACCTCGACGACGCGCGCCAGGCGGTGTATGTGCAGGACGGCTGGAACTTCCCGGGCGATGCCTTCAGTCAGGACGACGACGGCTATTTCGTCTATCAGGCCCGCACCGACGACATGATCATCACCGCCGGCTACAACGTGGCCGGTCCCGAAGTGGAGGCGGCCCTGATGCAACATCCGGCGGTGGCCGAATGCGGCGTGGTCGGGCGTCCCGACGACGAGCGCGGCATGGTGATCCTGGCCTACGTGGTGCTCAAGCAAGGACAGACCGGCGACGACGCCCAGATCAAGCTCCTTCAGGACCATGTCAAGCACTCGCTGGCCCCCTACAAGTACCCGCGGGAGGTGCGTTTTGTCACCGCCCTGCCGCGCACCGAGACCGGCAAGCTCCAGCGCTTTGCGCTGCGCAAGATGGCCATCGACACCAACGCCTGA
- a CDS encoding phenylacetate--CoA ligase family protein — MTDFFDRLETRSPADREAAQMAALPGQLAHAKQNSAAFADILRDIDVSGIQSRAALTRIPVTRKSELLERQKAKRQHDAFGGFSALLRGPAMSRIFASPGPIYEPEGASKDYWRAGRALFAAGFRSGELVHNSFSYHMTPGAFILESGAHAVGCTVFPAGTGQTEQQLEAMVDLKPNGYTGTPSFLRILLEKARDTGSDVRSLSKASVGGEACPPSLTAWFKEQGVDVYQTYATADLGLVAYETAAREGLVLEEGVIVEIVRPGTGDPVAEGEVGELVVTSLNPAYPLIRFGTGDLSAVLPGTCPTGRTAPRIKGWMGRADQTTKIKGMFVHAAQVADIAKRFPQVHKARLVVSGEMANDQMCLQVEASDVGEGLREQIEAAMREVTKLRGQVQVVRPGSLPNDGKVIEDARSYR; from the coding sequence ATGACCGACTTCTTTGACCGCCTGGAAACCCGTTCACCCGCTGATCGTGAAGCCGCTCAGATGGCCGCGCTGCCGGGTCAGCTGGCGCACGCCAAGCAGAACAGCGCGGCGTTCGCCGACATCCTGCGGGACATCGACGTCTCGGGCATCCAGAGCCGCGCCGCGCTGACCCGCATCCCGGTCACGCGCAAGAGCGAGCTGCTGGAGCGCCAGAAGGCCAAGCGGCAGCACGATGCGTTCGGTGGTTTTTCCGCCCTGCTGCGCGGGCCGGCGATGTCGCGCATCTTCGCGTCGCCGGGCCCGATCTACGAACCTGAAGGCGCGAGCAAGGACTACTGGCGCGCCGGCCGCGCCCTGTTCGCCGCCGGCTTCCGCTCCGGCGAGCTGGTGCACAACAGCTTCAGTTACCACATGACACCGGGTGCGTTCATCCTGGAGTCGGGCGCGCACGCCGTGGGTTGCACCGTGTTCCCGGCCGGCACCGGCCAGACCGAGCAGCAGCTCGAAGCCATGGTGGACCTCAAGCCCAACGGCTACACCGGCACGCCGAGCTTCCTGCGCATCCTGCTGGAGAAGGCCCGCGACACCGGTTCGGACGTGCGCAGCCTGAGCAAGGCCTCGGTCGGTGGCGAGGCCTGCCCCCCCAGCCTCACGGCCTGGTTCAAGGAACAGGGCGTGGACGTGTACCAGACCTACGCCACCGCCGACCTCGGTCTGGTGGCCTACGAGACCGCGGCGCGCGAGGGACTGGTGCTGGAAGAGGGCGTGATTGTCGAGATCGTGCGTCCCGGCACGGGCGACCCGGTGGCGGAGGGCGAGGTGGGCGAACTGGTCGTGACCAGCCTCAACCCGGCCTACCCGCTGATCCGCTTCGGCACCGGTGACCTCTCGGCCGTGTTGCCTGGCACCTGCCCCACGGGCCGCACCGCGCCACGCATCAAGGGCTGGATGGGCCGCGCCGACCAGACCACCAAGATCAAGGGCATGTTCGTGCACGCGGCCCAGGTGGCCGACATCGCCAAGCGCTTTCCGCAAGTGCACAAGGCCCGTCTGGTGGTCAGCGGCGAAATGGCGAACGACCAGATGTGCCTGCAGGTGGAAGCCAGTGATGTGGGCGAAGGACTCCGCGAACAGATCGAGGCCGCCATGCGGGAGGTCACCAAACTGCGTGGGCAGGTGCAGGTGGTGCGCCCGGGCAGCCTGCCCAACGACGGCAAGGTGATCGAGGACGCCCGCAGCTACCGTTGA
- a CDS encoding RidA family protein — MQKLQPPGWATPKGYANGVSARGTLVFVGGQIGWNAAQEFESDDFIHQTKQALQNVHAVLTSAGAGPEHMARMTWYITDRDEYNTRLRELGSAYRDVMGKHFPAMTCVEVSRLVEARAKVEIEVTAVLPD; from the coding sequence ATGCAAAAACTGCAACCGCCCGGCTGGGCCACCCCCAAGGGCTATGCCAACGGCGTCTCCGCCCGCGGAACACTGGTTTTCGTCGGCGGCCAGATCGGCTGGAACGCCGCTCAGGAGTTCGAAAGCGACGACTTCATTCACCAGACCAAGCAGGCGCTGCAGAACGTGCATGCCGTGCTGACCAGCGCCGGTGCCGGCCCCGAGCACATGGCGCGCATGACCTGGTACATCACCGACCGCGACGAATACAACACCCGTCTGCGCGAACTGGGATCGGCCTACCGGGACGTGATGGGCAAACACTTCCCGGCGATGACCTGCGTGGAGGTCAGTCGCCTGGTGGAAGCGCGCGCCAAGGTGGAGATCGAAGTGACGGCGGTGCTGCCAGATTGA